The Chloroflexota bacterium genomic interval GCCTCGCTAAATAAATAACCCAAGCCCGTGAAATTATTGACCACGCGGGGAACATCTGCTGCCCTGGCCGCCAAAGACCCATAGAGAATGGGCTTTATGGTAAAGTGATGCACAGCAATCGGTTTCAATTGGCGATAGATTTTGTACAATTCAAGAATTGATATGACTTCGCTCCAGGGAGCAATACTCCTGCGATTAAGATCCCAGGGCTGCCACTGATAGCCAAGTTGCTGAATACTGTCGGTATATTTACCTGGCGGGCAAATGAGAATGACTGAAAGACCATTCTCTTCGAGAGCGCTGGCCAATGGCAAGCGAAAATTATATAGAACCCAATCCCAATTGGCGACCAACAAAACCGGGGAAACTTCTCTGGCCTGTAAAAGGTTCAATTTTTTATAAAGATCCAAATATCTATCGAGGATTATGCGCTGATCAAAGCGTTGTTCGGCAATGCGCCGACTTTCCGAACCCATTTTTCTACGCAAGGCCGGGTTAAGCAACAGTTCTTTTAGCGCTTGTGCCAACGCTTCAGCATTCTCCTTTTGAACCAGGCACCCATTCACCCCATTATCAATTACCACACGACAGCCTTCAATATCTGACCCTACCAATGGCAACCCGGACGCGGCTGCTTCCAGTAGGAAAAGAGGCACACCTTCGTGATAACTAGGTAATACAGCAATATCAGCTTCCTGCAAAAGGTCGGGGATATCAGCCCGATGCCCCAAGAACTTTACAATCCCTTCTTCGCGCCATTCATCCAGCACGCCCATCGGGACACAGGCAGGGTTGCCAGGGTCAGGATCGCCCGCGAACCAAAAATCAGCGGCGATACCCAATTCTCGAATTTGACGCGCGGCCTCCACGTATTCAGCTACTCCCTTATCCCAAAGCAAACGCGCGGCCATAATAACAACCGGAGGCTCATTTGCTAGATTAGGTTCGCTCAATGCCAGCTGATATCGCGTGATGTCAACACCAGTTCCCGGTATCAGCGTTGTATCATCACCTGTAATCATCCCAAGAGATACAAGCTGGGCTAAATCCTGTTCATTCTGAAATGCCGTGTGAAATCCTTCAACTCGTAGCGCACGATGTAACAGTGGCAACAATAACTTGCGCAGGAAATTTGCTTTTGGTGCATCGCTAAATAAATATCCTAAACCCGTAAAATTATTAATCACCGGCTTGATGCGTGCAAGGCGAGCAGCGACGGACCCATAGAGAATAGGCTTAATCGTGAAATGATGAACGGCAACAGGGCGCAGATCTCTGTATATCCGATACAACTCAAGAACGGAATAGGCCTCGCGCCAGGGATATATGCTCCGCCGACTGAGATTCCAGGGCTTCCAGTAAAATCCCTGACTGACGATTGCGTCTGTATAGTGCCCCGGCGGGCAAACCAAAATTACATCAAGGCCATTATCCTGGAGCATTTTGGCTAAGGGAAGCCGGAAATTGTACAAAACCCAATCCCAATTGGCGACCAATAAAATCGACTGATTTCTTTGAATATCATTGTCAATGATTTTTTTCACGCCCCCTTTTAGGTTCGCCCAAAGCAGGCGCGACCCTGGAACCACCACAGAATGGGCTCCGCCAACACCCAAGACTATCAGCAGAATCCAAAATGAATATCGGAAACGATATAGCGTACCAATATTTGTTACCACCGCTCCCAACATGATGATGCCAGCAGTTGCAATCAAGAACAAATACCAGGCTGAGATTTTTTTTCTAGCTCTCCATATCCCCAACAAAGCCATTAATTCTACCAAATACATCAACAGAGTCTCTAGCCCACTCAACACCCGAGCCGAAAATCCAAGTTTTGCACCCTTAAC includes:
- a CDS encoding glycosyltransferase family 4 protein, whose protein sequence is MKKIIDNDIQRNQSILLVANWDWVLYNFRLPLAKMLQDNGLDVILVCPPGHYTDAIVSQGFYWKPWNLSRRSIYPWREAYSVLELYRIYRDLRPVAVHHFTIKPILYGSVAARLARIKPVINNFTGLGYLFSDAPKANFLRKLLLPLLHRALRVEGFHTAFQNEQDLAQLVSLGMITGDDTTLIPGTGVDITRYQLALSEPNLANEPPVVIMAARLLWDKGVAEYVEAARQIRELGIAADFWFAGDPDPGNPACVPMGVLDEWREEGIVKFLGHRADIPDLLQEADIAVLPSYHEGVPLFLLEAAASGLPLVGSDIEGCRVVIDNGVNGCLVQKENAEALAQALKELLLNPALRRKMGSESRRIAEQRFDQRIILDRYLDLYKKLNLLQAREVSPVLLVANWDWVLYNFRLPLASALEENGLSVILICPPGKYTDSIQQLGYQWQPWDLNRRSIAPWSEVISILELYKIYRQLKPIAVHHFTIKPILYGSLAARAADVPRVVNNFTGLGYLFSEARKAAFLRRIVLPILRRTLSSGSGFHTAFQNARDQAHLVSLGIVQESDTTLIPGTGVNLTQYKPAAQRENGTAPPVVIMAARLLWDKGVGEYVAAARAIRSRGIEARFLLAGEPDYGNPDSISDAMLAEWQHDDAVEVLGHRSDIPALLQGADIAVLPSSYHEGVPLFLLEAAATGLALIGSDIEGCRMVIEHGENGFLIPKKDTESLTQALTKLLSDPELRSEMGQASRRVAEIRFDQRLILKRYIQMYQEMNLLPV